From Nitrospiria bacterium, one genomic window encodes:
- a CDS encoding zinc ribbon domain-containing protein encodes MPLYEYECTSCGKIFTAALSLREHDQKNVICPGCGSKKVEQLITPFIAKTDRKT; translated from the coding sequence ATGCCGCTCTACGAGTACGAATGCACGTCTTGCGGAAAGATTTTCACGGCCGCGCTGTCGCTTCGTGAACACGATCAAAAAAACGTGATCTGTCCCGGTTGCGGTTCAAAAAAAGTGGAACAACTGATCACCCCGTTCATCGCCAAAACCGATCGTAAGACTTGA
- a CDS encoding phosphoribosyltransferase family protein produces the protein MLAERLITYRDQNPLILAIPRGAVPMAHILAEALEGEMDVVLVHKLGAPGQPELAIGSVDERGQVYVGDHAAGLGAGDEYIAREKKAQMKILKSRRAQYTPVHPPIDPMGRVVIVVDDGIATGATMVSALRAVRVQNPRKLIAATAVASREALEMIRGLADEVVCLKVPEIFYAVGQFFLEFPQVSDEEVVTLLRQSRSKAGNVNRSA, from the coding sequence TTGCTGGCCGAAAGGTTGATCACATACCGCGATCAGAATCCACTGATCTTAGCCATTCCCCGCGGCGCCGTTCCCATGGCGCATATCCTTGCCGAAGCCCTGGAGGGGGAGATGGATGTTGTGTTGGTTCACAAGCTCGGGGCACCGGGTCAACCGGAACTGGCGATCGGTTCGGTGGATGAAAGGGGCCAGGTTTATGTGGGGGACCATGCCGCCGGCCTGGGGGCCGGTGACGAATACATCGCCCGTGAAAAAAAAGCGCAGATGAAAATCCTGAAAAGCCGCCGTGCGCAATACACGCCCGTGCACCCTCCCATCGATCCCATGGGGCGCGTCGTGATTGTGGTGGACGACGGCATCGCCACAGGTGCTACGATGGTGTCCGCCCTCCGGGCGGTGCGTGTCCAAAATCCGCGCAAACTGATTGCCGCGACGGCGGTGGCATCCCGTGAAGCATTGGAAATGATACGGGGCCTGGCGGATGAGGTCGTCTGTCTGAAGGTTCCGGAGATATTTTATGCGGTCGGACAGTTTTTTCTCGAATTTCCCCAAGTTTCGGATGAGGAGGTCGTCACGCTCCTCAGGCAGAGCCGCTCCAAGGCCGGCAACGTAAACCGATCGGCCTGA
- a CDS encoding FAD-dependent oxidoreductase, which produces MARVVVIGSSIGGLPAAYECRKLLGGKHNVTVVSNVDFFHFVPSNPWVAVGRRSRGDISFPLAPVLKKRGIAFIHSAAERIDPERNRILTAQGEVPYDFLIIATGPKLNFAAVSGLGPSGYTQSVCTVEHAEQAWGAYQAFLKNPGPVVVGAAQGASCFGPAYEMAFILDADLRKRRLRRKVPIYFVTPEPYAGHMGLAGVGKSRRLMEDEFAEHSIKTVTNASIKEVQPGKLVLEDGQEIVFQYAMFIPPFLGVSAVAETAGLCNPKGFVNIDAYQANPRYRNIYAVGVCVAIPPVEPTPVPTGAPKTGYMIESMVSAAVHNIKADIENNPKRETATLNAICLADMGDTGIAFVALPQMAPRNVTWAKKGKWVHLAKIALEKYFLHKMKRGVSEPYYEKAVLKALGIVKLEARD; this is translated from the coding sequence ATGGCACGCGTCGTGGTCATCGGGTCGTCCATCGGCGGATTGCCGGCGGCCTACGAATGCCGGAAGCTCCTGGGTGGGAAACACAACGTCACCGTGGTTTCGAATGTGGATTTTTTCCATTTCGTCCCGTCGAATCCCTGGGTCGCGGTCGGCAGACGCTCACGGGGGGATATCTCCTTTCCGTTGGCCCCGGTCCTTAAAAAGAGGGGGATCGCGTTCATTCACTCGGCGGCCGAGCGGATCGACCCGGAGCGGAATCGCATCCTCACCGCTCAAGGGGAGGTTCCTTATGACTTTTTGATCATTGCGACGGGGCCGAAACTGAATTTCGCGGCCGTCTCGGGATTGGGCCCGAGCGGGTATACTCAGTCGGTCTGCACGGTGGAGCACGCGGAGCAAGCCTGGGGAGCCTATCAGGCCTTTTTGAAGAATCCCGGTCCGGTGGTGGTCGGCGCGGCGCAGGGGGCTTCCTGTTTCGGCCCGGCGTATGAGATGGCCTTTATCCTGGATGCCGACCTTCGAAAGCGGCGGCTTCGACGGAAAGTCCCGATCTATTTCGTCACGCCGGAACCCTATGCCGGGCATATGGGATTGGCCGGCGTAGGAAAGTCCCGACGATTGATGGAGGATGAATTCGCCGAGCACTCCATCAAGACCGTTACGAACGCCTCGATCAAGGAGGTCCAGCCGGGTAAGCTGGTATTGGAGGACGGCCAGGAAATCGTATTTCAATATGCGATGTTCATCCCCCCGTTTCTCGGGGTGAGCGCCGTTGCGGAGACCGCCGGCCTCTGCAATCCCAAAGGCTTTGTGAATATCGACGCCTACCAGGCCAATCCCCGGTATCGGAATATTTACGCCGTAGGGGTTTGCGTCGCCATCCCTCCGGTGGAGCCGACTCCGGTTCCGACCGGAGCGCCCAAGACGGGTTACATGATCGAGTCGATGGTCTCGGCCGCGGTCCACAACATCAAGGCCGACATCGAAAACAACCCGAAGCGGGAAACCGCCACATTGAACGCGATCTGTCTGGCCGATATGGGCGACACCGGCATCGCCTTTGTGGCGCTGCCGCAAATGGCGCCCCGAAACGTGACGTGGGCCAAAAAGGGGAAGTGGGTCCACCTGGCCAAGATCGCCCTGGAGAAATATTTTCTTCACAAGATGAAGCGCGGGGTGAGCGAACCGTATTATGAAAAGGCAGTCTTGAAAGCCCTTGGGATTGTAAAACTGGAAGCCCGGGACTGA
- a CDS encoding cytochrome c has protein sequence MGGKFSLRIRVELVLVGVVFSATLLTPEISLGLEGAKVFADKCIACHGSKGEGTQVGPALKGDPFVIEGTAAEIKHVITSGRTQEEKKYPKIVTPMPGGLASADEADALIIYLKGDLQKK, from the coding sequence ATGGGGGGGAAATTTTCTTTGCGGATCCGCGTTGAACTCGTCCTTGTCGGCGTTGTTTTTTCCGCAACCCTCCTGACCCCGGAAATTTCACTCGGGCTTGAGGGGGCCAAGGTGTTTGCTGACAAGTGTATCGCCTGCCACGGGTCTAAAGGGGAGGGCACCCAGGTGGGTCCGGCCTTGAAGGGCGATCCCTTTGTCATCGAGGGAACGGCGGCCGAGATCAAACACGTGATCACTTCCGGCCGGACACAGGAGGAAAAGAAATACCCGAAGATTGTAACCCCGATGCCGGGCGGCCTGGCCTCGGCGGATGAGGCGGATGCGCTGATCATCTACCTAAAGGGTGATTTGCAGAAAAAATAA
- a CDS encoding DNA polymerase III subunit alpha encodes MKHSDFVHLHCHTQYSLLDGANPINALLQQAVTFRMPALAVTDHGNLFGAIEFYQKARAAGIKPIIGCEMYVSPKSHLDKESGGLHHEYFHLILLAADRTGYKNLIKLVSTAHLEGFYYKPRIDKELLQKHHEGLIGLSACLRGEIPTLLINGEPEKALTAAGEYEEILGKGNFYLEVQHNGIDAQQKVNKELVELHRRTGMALAATNDAHYLTRHHARAHDILLCLQTGKTVNEPDRMRFGSDENYLKSAEEMAANFSELPEAVLNTKLIAERCNLELTFDKIHLPHYKVPGGFTREQYLEKLAREGLAARLKSKSPDFPPDAVYTQRLATELAVLNSMGYAGYFLIVWDIINYARSHGIPVGPGRGSAAGSLVAYALKITDIDPMRYDLLFERFLNPERVSLPDIDMDFCMDRREEVIRYVTEKFGSDHVCQIITFGTMAAKAVIRDVGRVMELPYAEVDKVAKLVPNTLGITLDEAVKAEPRLQELSKTDSKIQELLSLARSLEGLARHASTHAAGVVISEEPLTEHVPLYRGAKGEIVTQYAKDDLEKIGLVKFDLLGLRTLTVIDQAVKLINKKRPIEEAIRPGDIPLYDPKTYQQLSSGETIGVFQLESRGMRDLLVKLKPEGFEDLIAILALYRPGPIGSGMVDDFIKRKRGLVPIKYELPELKDILKETYGVIVYQEQVMKIANVLAGFSLGQADLLRRAMGKKKPEEMEKQKEQFIKGARDHGIPEKKSEKLFDLMAYFAGYGFNKSHSAAYALISYQTAYLKGHYPVEFMAALLSSEMGNADKVVRYITECRAMGIQILPPDVNESRRDFTVVEDGIRFGLAAIKNVGENAIDSIREAREQGGAFTSIFDFCRRIDSRKVNRRAIEGLIKSGALDSTKAKRSQMTSVMEKAIEEGNVAQRDRLQGQAALFGQESGPDKRSDPDPLPPLEEWEESQRLRLEKESIGFYITSHPLVRFADELRSYATANAETLDDVPEDRQVKLCGIIAQQKITTTKRGDKMAYLTLEDLQGTIEILVFPDLYKKTSAILTPDIPLFVTGFVDKGEKGAKVKAMSIEPLANVREQATRRVDICLNSTGLTSQDLKRLKEILLRHRGSCPVYLRLGMPNHSESTIAVDEEVRIKPTDLFITDVEREFGKGTVVLR; translated from the coding sequence ATGAAGCATTCCGACTTCGTTCATCTCCATTGTCATACCCAGTACAGCCTGTTGGACGGCGCGAATCCGATCAACGCCCTCCTTCAGCAGGCTGTAACTTTCCGGATGCCGGCCTTGGCCGTCACCGACCATGGAAACCTTTTCGGCGCGATCGAGTTCTACCAAAAAGCGCGGGCAGCCGGAATCAAGCCGATCATCGGATGTGAAATGTATGTTTCCCCCAAGAGTCATCTTGACAAAGAGTCGGGAGGACTCCATCATGAATATTTTCACTTAATCCTGCTCGCGGCCGACCGTACGGGATATAAAAATCTGATCAAGCTCGTGAGCACCGCCCACCTCGAGGGATTCTACTATAAACCCCGCATCGACAAGGAATTGCTCCAAAAGCATCATGAAGGCCTGATCGGTCTGTCGGCCTGTCTCCGGGGTGAAATTCCGACCCTCCTGATCAACGGCGAACCGGAGAAGGCCCTGACCGCGGCCGGAGAATATGAGGAAATTCTGGGCAAAGGAAATTTTTACCTGGAGGTCCAACACAACGGGATCGACGCGCAACAAAAGGTCAACAAGGAACTGGTCGAACTCCATCGCCGGACCGGGATGGCGCTGGCCGCCACCAACGACGCCCATTATTTGACCCGCCACCACGCGCGCGCGCACGACATCCTTCTCTGCCTTCAAACCGGAAAGACGGTCAATGAGCCGGATCGAATGCGGTTCGGATCGGATGAAAACTATCTCAAGTCGGCCGAGGAAATGGCCGCCAATTTTTCGGAGCTCCCCGAAGCCGTTCTCAATACCAAACTGATCGCGGAACGCTGCAATCTCGAACTGACCTTCGATAAAATCCATCTTCCCCACTATAAAGTCCCGGGAGGTTTCACCCGGGAACAATATCTTGAGAAACTGGCCCGGGAAGGATTGGCCGCACGGCTGAAGAGCAAATCTCCGGATTTCCCGCCGGACGCGGTCTACACGCAACGCCTTGCGACCGAGCTGGCCGTTCTCAACAGCATGGGATACGCCGGTTATTTCCTGATCGTGTGGGATATCATCAACTACGCCCGCTCGCACGGCATTCCGGTCGGACCGGGCCGGGGCTCCGCCGCCGGAAGCCTCGTGGCCTATGCCCTGAAGATCACCGACATCGATCCGATGAGGTATGACCTGCTGTTCGAGCGGTTCTTAAACCCCGAACGAGTTTCGCTCCCCGACATCGACATGGATTTCTGCATGGACCGGCGGGAGGAGGTGATCCGTTACGTCACTGAAAAATTCGGCTCGGATCATGTCTGCCAGATCATCACATTTGGGACGATGGCCGCCAAGGCGGTGATCCGGGACGTGGGGCGGGTGATGGAACTCCCCTACGCCGAGGTGGACAAGGTGGCCAAGCTGGTTCCGAATACGCTGGGGATCACGCTGGACGAAGCCGTAAAGGCCGAACCGCGCTTGCAGGAGCTCTCCAAGACCGATTCCAAGATCCAGGAGCTTCTATCGCTGGCCCGCTCGCTGGAGGGACTGGCCCGTCACGCGTCCACGCACGCCGCGGGTGTCGTCATTTCGGAAGAACCGCTGACCGAACACGTGCCCCTGTACCGCGGAGCCAAGGGCGAAATCGTCACCCAATACGCCAAAGACGATCTGGAAAAGATCGGGCTGGTCAAATTCGACCTTTTGGGTCTCCGGACGCTTACGGTCATCGATCAGGCCGTCAAACTGATCAATAAGAAACGGCCGATCGAGGAGGCCATCCGGCCCGGTGATATCCCGCTGTATGATCCGAAAACCTATCAACAACTCTCCTCCGGTGAAACCATCGGCGTTTTCCAATTGGAGAGCCGGGGAATGCGCGACCTGCTGGTCAAACTCAAACCGGAGGGGTTTGAGGATTTGATCGCCATCCTGGCTCTGTATCGACCGGGGCCGATCGGTAGCGGAATGGTGGACGACTTCATCAAGCGGAAGCGCGGCCTCGTTCCGATCAAATACGAACTGCCGGAACTCAAAGACATTCTGAAAGAAACCTACGGGGTCATCGTGTATCAGGAGCAGGTGATGAAGATCGCCAACGTCCTGGCCGGATTCAGCCTCGGACAGGCCGACCTGCTCCGTCGGGCGATGGGAAAGAAGAAACCCGAGGAGATGGAAAAACAGAAAGAGCAATTCATCAAGGGGGCGCGGGATCACGGAATCCCCGAAAAGAAATCCGAGAAACTTTTCGATCTGATGGCCTATTTCGCGGGCTACGGATTCAACAAATCCCACAGCGCGGCCTATGCCTTAATCTCCTACCAGACCGCCTATTTGAAAGGACACTACCCGGTCGAGTTCATGGCCGCCCTGCTTTCCAGCGAGATGGGAAACGCCGACAAGGTGGTCCGATACATCACGGAGTGCCGCGCCATGGGAATCCAGATCCTCCCCCCCGATGTCAACGAAAGTCGGAGGGACTTCACGGTCGTCGAGGACGGAATCCGGTTCGGCCTGGCGGCCATAAAAAACGTGGGCGAAAACGCGATCGACTCCATCCGGGAGGCCCGCGAACAGGGCGGGGCGTTCACCTCCATTTTCGATTTCTGCCGACGGATCGACTCCCGCAAAGTCAACCGCCGCGCGATCGAGGGGCTCATCAAAAGCGGGGCCCTGGACTCAACGAAAGCCAAGCGGTCGCAGATGACGTCCGTCATGGAAAAGGCGATCGAGGAAGGGAATGTGGCGCAGCGGGACCGGCTTCAAGGGCAGGCCGCGCTGTTCGGCCAGGAATCCGGCCCGGATAAGCGGTCCGATCCCGACCCGCTACCGCCTCTGGAAGAGTGGGAGGAGTCCCAGAGGCTGCGGCTTGAAAAGGAAAGCATCGGTTTCTACATCACCAGCCATCCCCTGGTGCGCTTTGCGGATGAATTGCGCAGCTATGCCACGGCCAACGCCGAAACCCTGGACGACGTCCCGGAAGACCGGCAGGTCAAGCTGTGCGGCATCATCGCCCAGCAAAAAATCACGACCACCAAACGCGGCGACAAAATGGCCTATCTGACCCTGGAAGATCTTCAAGGCACGATCGAGATTCTGGTATTTCCGGACCTGTACAAGAAGACCTCGGCGATCCTGACCCCGGACATCCCGCTCTTCGTGACGGGATTCGTCGACAAGGGCGAGAAGGGGGCCAAGGTCAAAGCCATGAGCATTGAACCGCTGGCCAACGTTCGGGAACAGGCCACCCGTCGGGTCGACATCTGCCTCAATTCCACCGGGTTGACCTCCCAGGATCTGAAGCGCCTGAAGGAAATCCTGCTCCGTCACCGCGGTTCGTGCCCCGTCTATCTGCGCCTGGGCATGCCCAATCATTCCGAGTCCACGATCGCGGTGGATGAAGAGGTCCGGATCAAACCGACCGATCTGTTCATCACCGATGTCGAGCGGGAATTCGGCAAGGGGACCGTGGTCTTGCGTTGA